In Mytilus edulis chromosome 7, xbMytEdul2.2, whole genome shotgun sequence, a single genomic region encodes these proteins:
- the LOC139482790 gene encoding BTB and MATH domain-containing protein 15-like, which produces MEAASKTLRTEAEAEDVRPPKNTLSPFNFPDLTIKIGDEDIFVKKDDLMEASPVFKTMFTVNFKEKDAKQIELPDKDPTTFALFLRHTLSGFDGLELQESEARLILPLAHEYQTGTTLSKIDEVLAACVEGREYQCHKKLTDEILTAEFYNLKQYVTACIEKTSEFSHKALRKNPKFRDVSGDTRSEIFLHLCKEMEIKIDQCIQELEVNTKHNCGNCASTRRFCEASDKLKSIRKAKGPRLYVLK; this is translated from the exons ATGGAAGCGGCATCCAAGACATTGAGAACAGAGGCTGAAGCTGAGGATGTCAGACCACCAAAAAATACACTTTCTCCGTTTAACTTCCCGGATTTAACCATTAAAATTGGCGatgaagatatttttgtaaagaaagaCGATTTAATGGAGGCGTCACCAGTTTTCAAGACAATGTTCACTGTAAACTTTAAGGAAAAAGACGCTAAGCAAATTGAACTTCCAGATAAGGACCCAACTACTTTTGCTCTATTTCTAAGACACACTTTGTCTGGTTTTGATGGATTAGAATTGCAAG AATCGGAAGCTCGTCTTATTTTACCATTGGCGCATGAGTATCAGACTGGCACAACTTTATCAAAAATAGACGAGGTATTGGCTGCATGTGTAGAAGGAAGGGAATATCAATGTCACAAAAAGTTAACTGATGAAATTTTGACAGCTGAATTCTACAATCTGAAACAATATGTAACAGCATGCATTGAAAAGACATCAGAATTCTCCCATAAAGCGTTAAGAAAAAACCCAAAATTTCGTGATGTTTCAGGTGATACCAGATCTGAGATATTCTTGCATCTGTGTAAAGAAATGGAAATAAAAATTGACCAATGCATCCAGGAGCTGGAAGTTAATACAAAACATAATTGTGGGAATTGTGCGAGTACAAGAAGGTTTTGTGAAGCAAGCGATAAACTCAAATCAATCAGAAAAGCTAAAGGTCCCCGATTATATGTATTGAAGTGA
- the LOC139482791 gene encoding uncharacterized protein: MMTEKGDAEIRPPKEKLSPFNMPDLTINIGEEKLYVSRDYLMEVSQVFRKILTFEENDPLEIEFHNKDPTTFALFLRHTLPGFDGLILQEETARLILPLAYEFQAETPLFKIDGVLATCMKGKKHIHLKTLIDELLLAELYSLPKYLTACIEKASTCSHKKFEIHPKFNEISSDTKSKIFLMRCAEMESNIEDCMQVIAERYCWCDECRCKEKLDKANNILNCIKEKDNLISYLNKA, encoded by the exons ATGATGACTGAAAAGGGGGATGCAGAAATCAGGCCGCCAAAGGAAAAATTGTCCCCTTTCAATATGCCAGATTTAACCATCAACATAGGCGAAGAAAAGCTTTATGTCAGCAGAGATTATTTAATGGAGGTGTCGCAGGTTTTCAGAAAAATTCTAACCTTTGAAGAAAATGACCCTCTGGAGATTGAATTTCATAATAAAGATCCAACGACATTTGCTCTTTTTCTTAGACACACATTACCTGGCTTTGATGGATTAATATTGCAAG AAGAAACAGCTCGTCTTATTTTACCATTGGCATATGAGTTTCAGGCTGAGACACCTTTGTTTAAAATAGATGGTGTATTAGCGACATGTATGAAAGGAAAGAAACATATCCATCTAAAGACGTTAATTGATGAACTTTTGTTAGCTGAACTCTATAGTTTACCCAAATATTTAACAGCATGTATAGAAAAGGCGTCCACATGTTCTCATAAAAAGTTTGAAATACACCCAAAGTTTAATGAAATATCAAGTgatacaaaatcaaaaattttcttGATGAGATGTGCAGAAATGGAATCAAATATCGAAGATTGCATGCAGGTGATTGCGGAACGATATTGTTGGTGTGACGAATGTCGTTGCAAGGAAAAGTTAGACAAAGCAAATAACATTCTTAATTGTATCAAAGAAAAAGATAACTTGATCAGTTACTTAAATAAAGCTTGA